In Aedes albopictus strain Foshan chromosome 3, AalbF5, whole genome shotgun sequence, the following are encoded in one genomic region:
- the LOC109414183 gene encoding peroxisomal biogenesis factor 3, with translation MLTAIKDFFYRHRRKFITTGLVLGSGLFLIKIIQYKLREFQERQAKEIAERFKRMQHFESTERTCNQTIVGLSPTVSEKALKDLSTSEVLEKLRANPDNKLDLWEELKVLAFSRIVTLVYASSMLAVTLKTQINLLGGYLYKDTVGQDDKQITLDIQTTYLSMIQYFMGEGLDRLMEVVRRNVTVVMQRYNLKQQLTLADAETLFWSIQMSLNNDEQSLTKNIARYTLPQEVNRSDILSRMYDETLDVLESAEVVDVCLSNVTNGFSLIVDKLAEYYAEAEPIPPPSTSKSSLNVDALSNINQIKISLAKLIPIVNGLTSKTLGDLLGSGASSSNGSNGLNGLELLRGSDMMSSLVSRFMQSEKLKTLGVNVYETFCQ, from the coding sequence ATGTTGACCgccatcaaggatttcttctacCGCCACCGGAGGAAGTTCATTACGACGGGATTGGTGTTGGGAAGTGGCCTGTTCCTGATCAAGATCATCCAGTACAAGTTGCGCGAATTCCAGGAACGGCAGGCTAAGGAGATTGCCGAGCGATTCAAGCGGATGCAGCACTTCGAGTCGACGGAGCGAACGTGTAATCAGACCATAGTGGGATTGTCCCCGACGGTGTCGGAGAAGGCACTGAAGGACCTGAGCACATCGGAGGTTTTGGAGAAGCTGCGGGCCAATCCGGACAACAAGTTGGATTTGTGGGAGGAGCTGAAGGTGTTGGCTTTCAGCCGGATTGTGACGCTGGTTTATGCCTCGTCGATGCTGGCAGTGACGTTGAAGACCCAGATCAATCTGCTGGGAGGATATCTGTACAAGGACACTGTCGGACAAGACGACAAGCAGATCACGCTGGATATTCAGACGACGTACCTTTCGATGATCCAGTATTTCATGGGCGAAGGACTGGACCGGTTGATGGAGGTTGTCCGGAGGAACGTGACGGTGGTCATGCAGCGGTACAATCTGAAGCAGCAGCTCACACTGGCGGATGCCGAGACCTTGTTCTGGTCTATTCAGATGTCGTTGAATAACGACGAGCAAAGTCTCACGAAGAATATCGCCAGATACACCTTGCCGCAGGAAGTGAACCGAAGCGACATCCTCAGCCGAATGTACGACGAAACGTTGGACGTGCTGGAAAGTGCCGAAGTGGTGGACGTTTGCCTATCGAACGTGACCAATGGATTCTCGCTGATCGTCGACAAACTGGCCGAGTACTACGCGGAAGCGGAGCCGATTCCTCCTCCGTCCACGTCCAAGTCCTCGCTGAATGTGGACGCCCTGTCCAACATCAACCAGATCAAAATTTCCCTCGCCAAGCTGATCCCGATCGTGAATGGGCTGACGTCGAAAACGCTCGGAGACTTGCTCGGAAGTGGCGCGTCGTCATCCAACGGGTCCAACGGCCTCAATGGGCTGGAACTACTCCGAGGCAGCGATATGATGTCCTCGCTGGTGTCGCGATTTATGCAGTCGGAAAAGTTGAAAACGCTCGGCGTCAATGTGTACGAAACATTCTGCCAGTAG
- the LOC109414180 gene encoding GPN-loop GTPase 2 — protein sequence MQNKVVTLRTQTPLYGQLVIGPPGSGKTTYCAKMKQFLEKLERKVTVVNLDPANDNMEYETTIDIMQLITVEDVMEQFNLGPNGALIYCMEFLETNFGWLLEQLKASPDKYFIFDCPGQVELYTHHNSMKNIFEQLEKLGYHLCTVHLVESHHCSEPHKFISTLLLSLHTMLQMGLPHVNVLTKADLLKEYESKLAFNLEYYTDVLDLSYLLESVDNSMGPKNKYKKLNAAIVSMVEDYSLVSFCLLDCNRDDSLLRLKNAIDKANGYVYGAGEEKNVNTLLACAVGAETQTDRMERDVNPYVS from the coding sequence atgcaaaataaagTGGTAACACTGAGAACGCAGACGCCCCTCTATGGGCAGCTGGTGATAGGACCTCCCGGATCCGGCAAAACGACATACTGCGCCAAAATGAAACAGTTCCTCGAAAAGCTGGAACGCAAAGTGACGGTGGTCAATCTGGACCCGGCGAATGATAACATGGAGTACGAGACGACCATCGACATCATGCAGCTCATAACGGTGGAAGACGTGATGGAGCAGTTCAATCTTGGCCCGAACGGAGCACTCATCTACTGCATGGAGTTCCTGGAAACGAACTTTGGCTGGCTGCTGGAACAGTTGAAGGCCTCCCCGGACAAGTACTTCATATTCGATTGTCCCGGCCAGGTGGAACTCTACACCCATCACAACTCGATGAAGAACATTTTCGAACAGCTGGAAAAGCTTGGTTACCATCTGTGCACGGTGCACCTGGTAGAATCCCATCACTGCTCAGAGCCGCATAAGTTCATTTCCACCCTGCTGTTGTCCCTGCACACCATGCTGCAGATGGGACTGCCCCACGTGAATGTCCTCACCAAGGCGGACCTGCTGAAGGAGTACGAATCAAAACTGGCCTTCAATCTGGAATACTACACGGACGTTCTGGATTTGAGCTACCTGTTGGAGTCCGTGGACAATTCCATGGGGCCCAAGAATAAGTACAAGAAGCTGAATGCGGCCATCGTTTCCATGGTCGAGGACTACAGTTTGGTTTCGTTCTGTCTGCTGGATTGCAACAGGGACGACAGTCTGCTGCGGCTGAAGAATGCGATTGATAAGGCCAATGGGTACGTGTACGGTGCCGGGGAAGAGAAGAACGTGAACACTCTGTTGGCTTGTGCAGTTGGGGCGGAAACGCAGACCGACCGGATGGAACGGGACGTCAATCCGTATGTCAGTTGA
- the LOC134290111 gene encoding uncharacterized protein LOC134290111 — protein MIPGHLTDPKSDKLNCNILPFHETGDGPTSSRWEEWKGQFLAYLALKGVTDHEELYNALMCFGGPDVRKIAKNLEITGNILDNRYRAAMEALDNYFSPRMSLRYERYKFRQLKFNPKEKLDQFVLRLKIQAAACNFEDQLDQMVMDQIVYATQNDDKLRAKYLEADVTLDEMLKIGRTHETVATQVQEFRSKPTYDGTCTKCSGKHPTGDQKCPARESRCNNCGKNGTFCTLLLETAPNLSPLGQQDKRAVSESSNYPASRFRGSSSNKKQKFVRELDDVTDKVEIRELFHLDNKRRVDAAVGGVKLRFVVDTGADEDVLSAADWKTLKKVGFKAFDVRKGSKKIFRGYGSNHPLTVLGEVDAEISIGDQACSTTFFVIEGGNCSLLSGRSAENIGVVKFLNVANSIALPCIKGFSSSLS, from the exons ATGATTCCAGGCCATTTGACTGATCCGAAGTCGGATAAA CTTAATTGCAACATATTGCCGTTCCATGAGACCGGCGATGGCCCAACATCTTCGCGATGGGAAGAATGGAAAGGACAATTTTTGGCGTACCTGGCGTTGAAAGGTGTTACTGATCACGAAGAATTATACAACGCTCTTATGTGCTTCGGTGGACCGGACGTCAGGAAAATTGCGAAAAATTTGGAGATCACCGGTAATATCCTGGACAACCGTTACAGAGCAGCGATGGAGGCCTTGGATAATTACTTTTCTCCACGAATGTCACTACGATACGAGCGGTACAAGTTCAGGCAACTCAAGTTTAATCCCAAGGAGAAATTGGACCAGTTCGTTCTACGTCTCAAAATCCAAGCAGCGGCATGCAATTTCGAAGATCAACTCGATCAAATGGTCATGGATCAAATCGTTTATGCAACTCAAAACGACGATAAATTGAGGGCCAAATATCTGGAAGCTGATGTAACTCTGGACGAAATGCTGAAGATTGGGCGTACTCATGAGACCGTGGCCACCCAGGTACAAGAATTTCGATCCAAACCAACGTATGATG GTACGTGCACTAAATGTTCAGGAAAACACCCTACTGGCGATCAGAAATGTCCTGCTCGGGAATCGAGGTGCAACAACTGTGGAAAAAATGGGACATTTTGCACGTTGCTATTGGAAACCGCGCCAAACCTTTCACCCTTAGGACAGCAAGACAAACGGGCTGTTTCGGAAAGCTCTAATTATCCAGCCAGCCGTTTCCGAGGAAGCTCATCGAACAAGAAACAGAAGTTTGTAAGAGAACTGGATGATGTTACCGATAAGGTGGAGATCCGTGAGTTGTTCCACCTCGACAACAAACGCAGAGTAGATGCAGCTGTTGGGGGAGTGAAGCTTCGTTTCGTAGTGGATACTGGTGCGGATGAAGACGTCCTCAGCGCAGCCGACTGGAAGACCCTGAAGAAGGTGGGTTTCAAGGCATTTGATGTACGGAAAGGCAGCAAGAAAATTTTCCGAGGATATGGTTCAAATCATCCCTTGACAGTCCTTGGCGAAGTGGATGCAGAAATTTCGATAGGAGATCAAGCCTGCAGCACCACGTTCTTCGTAATCGAAGGAGGAAACTGTTCGTTGCTTTCCGGGAGGTCGGCCGAAAATATAGGAGTGGTAAAGTTTCTCAACGTAGCAAACAGCATTGCTTTGCCCTGCATCAAAG gATTTTCTTCTAGCTTATCGTAA
- the LOC134289470 gene encoding uncharacterized protein LOC134289470: MNSRFGFQSAEDRYNVTRSRFQHPRHRHPPAGTIHRRRRMDDTRWTMEQPICDYCGRRGHQRRQCYILRDDLSDEEVNYIPEAVTDDTNGLSEEVDRLMTIDCGSDGSDSVELECMHVSSIEKSDPCLLNVSIEDNPVQMEVDSGSSVTVMDKNSFNSKFDIPLLKSSKQLVVVNGSRLQVSGEVEVNVQHNDKIAKLNLLVIDCDYQFIPLLGRPWLDEFCPNWRNFFGDLMPVNNILKNQSKALVADTNPNLYDIVVKNSTKAVKHLETDLISTREVPIFEHFHDVPFYFREIIFKCDNRFNTEKSIITIETKPHTTACILDKVKQPIFSTFDLLDAAQTMINSAALTGNADVCLRLRSKLSVLLEYHQKFGKSLMFENNLPVILLDIAKQTRRYTFLQQLLSILHHGWQATIDKLVVACGLCATVEILPKLNIRTKSKPAETPFSKKHTIDFRFKHNAFLLLVNSFSKWVEVNSMRKILLKFADCFGLPDLLSDKGLSFNTLSKFITKQIQSINVTNKHYNPADTGQEKLTFYFKHGIVEWCVRDRMALKVLTLKVEFPSEYVLACLVLMVTNMVNQNRNYQLMLILLFLLFLKANQYYTDDITFKVWSKQNIPHLQEQRVIICFSKRISENLLQILVDAETRSTTHSTRIRIVEDGREPELSTRSIRVVKTGRSMPAIAESNRGAVDGGDVRQIPDQSVIEERRKSDILIERRNKKRKAQSELVELTGLPRRSKRVRKSRVENEFILCQTIPL, encoded by the coding sequence ATGAATAGTCGTTTTGGTTTTCAATCTGCGGAAGATCGTTATAACGTAACTAGGTCAAGATTTCAGCATCCTAGGCATCGACATCCACCAGCTGGTACAATCCATAGGCGCAGAAGAATGGACGACACACGATGGACAATGGAACAACCAATCTGTGATTACTGCGGACGAAGAGGACACCAGCGAAGACAGTGCTACATACTGAGGGACGATTTGAGCGATGAAGAAGTCAACTACATTCCTGAGGCGGTTACCGATGACACAAATGGACTGTCCGAGGAAGTTGATAGGCTAATGACCATCGATTGTGGTTCGGACGGTAGTGATTCAGTTGAACTAGAGTGTATGCATGTTTCTTCCATTGAAAAAAGTGATCCCTGTCTATTGAATGTCTCTATTGAAGACAATCCTGTACAAATGGAGGTTGACAGTGGTTCCTCAGTTACAGTGATGGacaaaaattcatttaattctAAATTTGACATTCCTTTATTAAAAAGCTCTAAacaacttgttgtggtaaatggTTCCAGATTACAGGTGTCTGGTGAAGTGGAAGTTAATgttcaacataatgacaaaatagcAAAATTAAATCTGTTAGTGATTGATTGTGATTATCAGTTCATTCCACTACTGGGTAGACCATGGTTGGATGAATTTTGTCccaactggagaaatttttttggtGACTTGATGCCagtgaacaatattttgaaaaatcaaagcAAAGCACTAGTTGCTGATACGAATCCAAACTTGTACGACATAGTTGTCAAGAATTCGACTAAAGCTGTAAAACATTTGGAAACAGACTTGATTTCAACTCGTGAAGTgccaatttttgaacattttcatgACGTTCCCTTTTATTTTCGGGAGATTATTTTCAAATGTGATAATAGGTTTAATACAGAGAAGTCAATTATTACTATTGAAACAAAACCTCATACAACCGCTTGTATTTTGGACAAAGTTAAACAACCGATATTTTCAACGTTTGATTTGTTGGATGCTGCGCAAACCATGATCAACAGTGCTGCCTTAACGGGTAATGCTGATGTTTGCCTACGACTTCGATCGAAATTGTCTGTTCTTCTGGAATATcatcaaaaatttggaaaaagctTGATGTTTGAGAACAACTTACCGGTAATTTTACTGGATATTGCAAAGCAGACAAGGCGTTATACGTTTTTGCAGCAGCTTTTGAGCATTCTACACCATGGTTGGCAAGCTACCATTGATAAGCTTGTTGTTGCTTGTGGCCTTTGTGCAACTGTGGAAATACTTCCAAAACTAAACATTAGGACAAAAAGCAAACCTGCCGAGACACCATTTAGTAAGAAACACACAATTGATTTTCGTTTCAAGCACAATGCCTTCTTATTGTTGGTGAACAGTTTCTCTAAATGGGTGGAGGTAAATAGTAtgaggaaaattttattaaaatttgctgaTTGTTTTGGATTGCCAGACTTATTGTCGGACAAAGGTCTCTCGTTTAACACGCTATCAAAATTCATAACTAAGCAAATACAAAGCATTAATGTAACTAACAAACATTACAATCCTGCTGATACTGGCCAGGAAAAGCTGACATTTTACTTCAAGCATGGAATCGTTGAGTGGTGTGTGAGAGACCGGATGGCTTTGAAAGTTTTGACGTTGAAGGTTGAATTTCCTTCTGAATATGTACTTGCATGTTTAGTATTGATGGTTACCAACATGGTTAACCAAAACAGAAATTATCAGCTAATGCTGATACTACTGTTTCTACTGTTTTTGAAAGCAAATCAATACTACACTGACGACATTACATTTAAGGTGTGGAGTAAGCAAAACATTCCACATCTACAAGAACAACGGGTAATTATATGTTTTTCAAAGCGGATTTCTGAAAACTTATTACAGATCCTGGTAGATGCCGAAACGAGATCAACCACTCATTCTACTCGAATTCGGATCGTTGAAGATGGACGAGAACCAGAGCTGTCAACACGGTCGATACGAGTGGTCAAGACTGGTCGGTCAATGCCGGCTATCGCTGAATCCAATAGAGGAGCCGTGGACGGAGGTGATGTCCGGCAAATACCGGATCAGAGTGTTAtcgaagaaagaagaaaaagtgATATACTAATAGAGCGTAGAAACAAGAAAAGAAAAGCCCAGTCGGAATTGGTAGAGCTTACTGGCCTACCCCGACGTTCGAAGCGAGTTAGGAAATCTAGAGTAGAAAATGAATTCATACTTTGTCAAACGATACCCCTTTAG